Within the Plutella xylostella chromosome 20, ilPluXylo3.1, whole genome shotgun sequence genome, the region tatgtaACCGTCTCGGAACTACTCCGTACCGTCAGAAAACATACAGTCAAACTGAATATGGTCAGCGAACCACACCGTACCGTCAATGAACATGATTGTGCATGTGCATAACAAATTAACAACGCCATCGTGTTTCATACTCATACTGTTACAGAGCTTCCAccatgttattgtattttttacgtttccttatgtctggtaagtaaagttggttttcctttgcagtcatcaaatatgtatgggatttcggatgtcaaaaaaccaaaaaagaATTAataacaacgccatctatctCTCCGTCTCGGAACTACACCGTAACTTCAGTGAAGATACGATactgatgttgattctgaaggcagaaattttaaatttagagctgtcaaaaccttaatttctttattaaaattcgactctattattgtttccgtaaatgacATAAAATGTCATTAgctagcaaattttttagtttgacagcgttaaaattagaatttctgccttcagaatctaCATCACTGAAGATGTATAACAACGCCATCTACACGCCCGTGTGGGAACTACGTCATACCGTCGGTGAACATGTGCAGGCGCAGCGCGCGCGTGGCGTGGGCCGATCGCAGCACGTCGCAGCGCCGCAGGTGCAGCTGCTGCCGGGAGCAGGacagcggcagcggcggcgcggaTGGCGGGCCCGCTTGCAGGGATGATGACTGGGGGTAGGAGAAAATAAGCTGTAAGTGTATTgtgatattaaataatttactaatTTACTACTGTGTTTTCGAATAGGGGTATAATATGGCAAGAGCTGTGGTGAAGAAGAAAATTAAGAATAACAAAGGCATCCTTTaacagtgaaggaaaacatagtGAGGTAGCCTACACATATAGATGTGGGAGGCCACTAACCCACAGTGGATCCGTGGATAGTAACTGGATGACAAAGGTCCAAGACTGGCTGTTATAACGCCCCTACGGATATAATATGGATATAGATAGACATCATCAAATGGATATAGTTATGTTCATAcacccctctcagaataggAGGTCAAGTTTCTTCGTCGCAGACTGTACAGAATTAATAGAATATGACTTTATTGGACACCACAAATAGtaaaacttacaaaaaaatgcttataaactaggaacaatgaacaataggcggtcttattgctaAGAGCTAGTATGTAGAGAATGTTACCTGGTGCTGAGAGCCGTGGTAGATGGTGGTGCGCGCTACGACGGGGGAGGCTCCGTTCGGAAATTGAAGCGAGCCTAAACCGTGTGCGTAGCCGGGCTGGggaatagatagatagatagatagaatattctttatttgtacgcaagaatagataatacaaagcttaaatataaacacataggtaaaaaaaggcggtcttatcactaaaagcgattttttcaagacaacctttaggtggaagaatatttatgttcagatagggtcaagtgtagtaaagaatttattaattaatatgataaatgataatttattttatttccaaaaaAGTTGTTACACATTTGTCACTTAAATCTCTAATTAaacctatatttatattgtattagtAATTGTAGTCATTTGTACAGATAGTAGTTGGTttggtaggtataaaattGAGCTGAAGTTAATATTTctaaatacactcacaagaaatgaaaaagttccacttacaaaatgtcgatacCAAAATGACCGCGgtcatattttgatgcgctgttaaatgtacttcaatattgcggATGGCATCATTAAGGTTCAAGTCTTTTCCGTATAGGAATAACTttgtgctattgtcactggaacttattcattgctcgtgaataTATTTACTACCTCCACTAGTTATTACTacaatatgtaaaaaaaacgttaaatAACAGTAGCAGATCAAGACGAAAACAAATAGTAACCACAAACAAACCTGGAATTTACTATCAACAGGGAAGTAAAACGACAGTCCCCTGAAGTTGAGCGCGAACAGATGGCGCTGCGAGTCGTACAGGCCGGGGTGCGTGGCGCCGAAGCAGTGCTCTACTTGCtcgatagatggcgctatcTCGGGAGAGTTGAAACACATGCCGCTGGGGAAAAAAGAGGTTGGATTAATAGAGCTTTGCGGAAAGGAGATTAATTTAGCAAGTTTATTCATGTAGACTGATAGAATTATCTTTATTAATATGCatttttgacaaaaacttTACAGTTTGCAACATTTTACGAgttgttttattaaaagagctatttatttataaaatctagGCGGGTACAAATTAAGGTATACAAGCTTCCAGTGAAGTCATGctaatacaaaattattaaaatctaaAATGACGGAAGACTGGTGCCGTCACTCTGTCTTTGCTTCTACTAATGTACCGGTGGATATTTTACATTGATTTCTTTACCATTTACAATCATCGCATATCTTATCCCTAGATGGCGCTAGGAACGCTGTATCCCTACTGGCATTggaaagtatttaaaaaactcaCCTATATCTAAGTTTGACTAATTTCATGTTGTAGACCTCGATCATCTTGAGCCGCTGCGCTACGGGGTCGAAGATCAGGCGGACCCCGTCTAGAGGCATGTTGATCACCAGGTCTACTGCTAGAGGGTTCTGGGAATGAAGAGGACAGGATTTTTAGACAAGGTGATTTATGCTGATGCTGGATAGGCAGAAATGATGGAATGCGGAAGTATGGGCTGATTCCTGCAATGTGACGTTGTTGAAAAATATGTTGCTTAAGGCGGATTTTACAATGGTTAGTTAAATGTTAGGTATATgacgaataaaattgttggtATCACTGTCTTCAGACACGACAGCATCATAACTTATTCCCCAGATTTTTATCTGGTTATAAAAAATCTGCAACTTCTAACATCaatataggtacatgtatACGCGGATATTACACCCGTGCTATGATTCGTCACTGCATCGGCGTGTACGAAAAGAGTGACGCATTAGCTGTGTGTACATTAAAAGTGTATTAAGTAAGGTGAAgtgcggtaattgcaactatccggtaattgcaactaactTCAATAACTCCCTCTAGAGTTACTTCATTGTAAAACGACAgactaaaatcaattttacatCATAAAAGTTCTACCCAAAAATGTGGATGGCGCTGATAGCTCAAGAATTGTGGGAGTTATAAAGCTTTTTGTCATCGGCCATTCTGAGTCTGCTGGAGTCGGATGGACATGGcgtgcatttttattttataaaatagtttttagtggTTCCTCGCAaggtttttccaaaaaaaagtaaaaactaataacggtaagtcattttgtatgtatttgttttattctaacacgattgttttccgagttttcTGTGTAGTTACATTTACCAGACAAAAAATGCAAAGTCTGGTAAATGCaactattttgcagtttttagGGTGGTTACAATTAGctgccaatttttgtatgaaattggaAAAAGCCAGTGATGGGGCAGTGAACATGAATATATCGATACAAtcactaataatataacacacaaataagaataaaagttaagcatacatttttttagaaaacctGCAAAATTCCACCCGGCATCCTGCCTGCGGtaaattccgaaaactttccaaaaaaattgtaaaaaggctgtttgattaaacataagtaagatatttaatgttgattaataaaaatatagctattaatttttatcccCGAGTTTTATTCTGCTACCATGGTCTTCTTGGCTTGTCGATGGCAGACACTACATGACTGTCGATAAAATTACGATAAAGTTCCCATCACTATTTTTGAGAaattagttgcaattaccagACCCACGGCTAAACAGTAGTTTCATGCGAAATTGGTCGTAGTTACAAGGAGATAAGTGCCACAATCCTATGAATATTCTCTTAGTCTTTGTGTTtcaaatacacaatatacacCACACATAGAAAAATATGGAGATAAAACgattagttgcaattacccgCCAGGAggggtaattgcaactatttCTGCCTTTGCCGGAACTTTTGGCAATAGCTCTTTATTCTTCAGAGTTTTTCTTTGTCATGATAGTAGAATAAaatctacataaaattttgactttggcATGATTTTACAGTAATACTATTTCcttatatataaagaattatcagatgatgaagttacgacttcaatatttttagttgcaattaccgcacTTCACCTTACGTCCGGCGCATCCTAGGCTATCGACGATTGGAGCTAGTTTAGGTAAGCCCCAGTTTCATCatactcggttagatcataaccagggattactTGTTGACTTttaacacatctgtcaagaatttaatatcaagatgacgtataattgatgaacttATCCCATGTTATGATCTACTTAGGGCTGATAAACGTTACCTGAGGAATAATTCTTAtgctgtcacatctgaatatttgtattagacagtgacagcaacaattgacaacatttcaaaattttatacagttgaaattcgaaaaccatttagagatatggctctaatattcacaaaaaaaaatgtttccgatttttctattgatttatttcagagaaaaacataaaaatctaaattatcattcgtgacatcacgatgtggcataataattaaacgcgcttttacttctaaaacatgaacaaaaaaaaacatgttatgtcactttgacaatgacaatgacaaacgtcactcaaatgtctgtcacttttatgtgtccttgtcaatgacggaagtttgtgattggtccttgccacaaaataaagttgaagttgaagttgattggtcctttgttcatgtcaagttaatgtcatccaacttttttttttaggttaggcaggcaacgaaaatatttttatccaaagcctcgacgtgacgtcaatcatactataaatattttgaactttgaaattaaaaaaatatattaaaacatagaaatattaagaaataaaaaaatacgggtcatctaaatttgtgatatctcgtcgaaaataaaataaaatcggtgagcattttatttgaaatgttgtcaattttattcctcagataacgtttatctgaccattgaaaaatcagcccttaatcGAGTATGATGAAACTGGGGCTAATACTTTCaaaatgattgaaaaaatGGTCTTACCTGATCACTATAAAGTACTTGTACGCCTCTGATTGTGCCCACTTGGCTCTGTATGATGGCCACCGACTGCGAGAAATGCATCCCTGGAAcataaacaaacattttattgacatagagcaaaataatacaaaatggTCTTCTGGGCGGATTTCTACAGGcagtgtacctatctaataaataaaatcacacATGCACGCATTCaattctaaattaataaaataaattggtacCATGGTGAAGAGGAGTTAGATTACACTGGTAGTTAAGTGCGAAGGTATAATACGCTGGGATTCAAACCCTCGTTCTTTACTTTGAGAGAGAAGTGATCTCACTCGATACGCCAGTGGGtaggaaataataataatacatttaacgATAACTTcgacttcatcatcatcagtccatGATCACCTACTGCTGGAGGACCTCCCAGACACCACACTACACCCCGTccttggccttcctcatctaCCCACCGGCTACCTGTCTCGCCTCATTTATCACTTGGGACAAGGCAACTCATCTCAACAGCGTTGCattcaatttcatatgtaGTGAAACTCGGTCGGTCAAGAGAACGTagtggagggcgtcccacgctacttTTATCTGTCCGGTCTACACTAGAGAATTCGGATAATATcggtaaaaaaaaaccacGATCAGTCATAGCTAAATCagctacatacctactaagtaTCGAAACTAAATCGAAATTATATCACACTTTATTTTGACTGATAATATTCAAGGTCGGATTACGCAAAACAACTATCTCATGTCAACAACCTGTTTACGTTATAgagaagtatatttttttcgcgaatcgcttaattctattattattatcactaCGCGACTCCTACGCATTTCCTTCAAGGTCAATGTCGGATGGCATCGACTGTATTtaggtgaaggaaaacatgaTGAGGAAATCTGTCTTGTTGTGCTCAGTGCTACTTTAGGTAATCCTATGACGCAATTAGGATTAGGATCTCtcaggttgcctgtaagagatcgctattagcgataaggccgcctattgtgcaTTGCTCCTAGTTTATAGgtattctttgtatgtttttaatatttaagtatggtgaccaataaaaatacattctattctattaagTATATTCTCTCAGGCACAGATATTGTATCTTCAGATAGATATTTATCAGATAAAGGTTACAGATAGTGAGTTAGCCAGGAATCGAACCAGGAACTATTCAGTTGGTGACTTACACCATGCACAAACTGTTGTTGCAATGTAATGTATGTGGactgaaaattaaaaatatagttttgttTCGCATATCCCATATAGCCAGCTCCAGTTATCCAATAGCAAAGTCATGTTTAAAAGAGAGAACAAAGTAAAAAGCACTTTTAttccttttaaaaataaaagaatgtCTACACACTCGTATCTGAATACTAGTAGgtattaatgtaagtactttaacAGTTTGTATGGTTAAAAGAATAACATCTGACAACAAACTTAAAGGAAACAAGTGCTTACTGTAAGTTTAATTTAGTGTATTATACTGTATACTTCACAAGTGCCTACTTACTGCATAGTATAACTCATACAGGTTTGACGTACATGtgcataagtaataaatactaCACAATGTAAACAAGTATCTAGCATACTACAAAACTGTTTTGTCTATGTTTTAACAGCTGCGGGTCATGTTGTTGTAGTTGTATTCATGTCGGCAATGAAAGGTCAACATATTTATTGCAAGTATGAATTACCCTAATTTACCTGCATTAGGCAAATTTTAtgagaaattaaattaaattatatctaCATACTGAAATagaaaacatataaattagcCATAGAATATGTTTATATAGAAAAATAcatgataaatatatattattaatttaattgaatgTGTCGTAAAGCAAGTCTGGCTGataagaaaaaattaaataaaccaTTTTAACTCTTATTACACTGTGAGACAGTCCAAAATGGCTGATTATGTgattttaagttacatttttattttgtaagttttaAAAGTGTAATAGCCTCTGTCATTATCCTCTTATCAattggtttttaaattaacattataCATTTACTTTCCTTGTAATTGAGTGTGTTTACTGCCCACTACCTACCCATCTAAGTACCTATcagagtatttatttattactcttTTTAATACCATCATCATCTTTTTACAAAGGTAAGAGATTAAAAAAGGCCAAATATTGCacattttttaagtttacaattaactgttgatgaactgttcagaatctgtcaattaagtatgtgacataaaaaaacagaccttaggtattttatgaaaaccTTTAAAGCCTTTATCTGGAATATATGGATGGTGTACATTCTATTAGTGTGGTTCAGGTTAGAtccattaaaataatcaaGTTATAGTTTTTATGTGTAAACAAATTGATtgatataggtaattattagcCATTAGTCATAGGTACAACTACTTACTAAGTATAAAGAtctcataaatataaaatgataGCATGATGCAATTAAAGAAAACTatcaaagtacctatttaagttAAACAGCAACCTTCGCCATAAATTTCGATATTTTCACCTGTTTGGTGCAAAGGTAGAGATGATGAAATACCTAATCATTAGATGAATGGAAAATATTTCAGGAATTTCAGGCAAAGCCACCAAAATAGAAACCATGAAAACTATTTGTGGTTTCACAAAAACGACGCGCATTTCACGGTCAACTATGACACTGTGTTTAACAATAAAAGCTAAATAAACATCGAGCAACACAACAAAGGCTGGCGTCGCCCCTCTGACTTTCCACTCTTGAAAATCAATGTTAACCAAGTGTAACATGCGAAATGTATGATGAAACTATTTCCCTGACTGACCACCTTTACgataaaaacaacataaacacAATTGCGTAAGACGCGTCCGGTGAAAATACAACGCAAAATCTTGACGTGAAAACATCTACGGGCATTCGCTTACCGAGCACAAATTCCCAGGAATCGCAGCCCAGGGAGCGCTCGGGGACTATTTCCAGGTCCAACATTGTGCCAGATACACTGATTACACTATTTTTTATCACACTTTCACTTCAAAAACTGTTATTTTATCCTAAACTACGCTATTACGTTTTCTTTCTTTGTTTGCCAACTTTAGTTTTCAACCATTTTGTATTTGTCAGCGAACTGTCACTTCACTATAAACAGCTGATTGTATATTGCCAGGGCCGTACTATTAAGCCCCATCCatacgcttgctgtttgtcacaaacacggcaaacagcaaacaaagtcacaaacaccaaccacaatcaccgaacacaaacagccatccacatgctcggcGACTAGGGATGTcgaaagtgaaaaaaaatatcgatatttcgatatatcgatattttcttttatatcgTTACTGAAATCGAtatatcgaaaaaaaaatatcgatatatcgatatatcggtAGCTTAATAGGAATAAAACCTTGCGAAATCAAATtcctttattataaaataaaaactattttttaaaCTGTCACTTTGTGCCAGTGTCATGTATTTACACTCTCGCTCGCTACACGGTTGCGAGCTAGTATCGCCGCATTGCGTTGTGACGCAAACAAAAGGGTATTTGTTAaggttattttattgttaaatgaaaaatatatcgatTTTGATACTTTTTCGATACTTGATTATTTATATCGATGTATCGATATATCGGTTTACAATATATCGTcggaaaatatcgatatatttataaaaatatatcgatatatcgatacatCGATATTATTTCGCCATCCCTACGGCGAAcgctcataacattccgaaccggcaaacacggcggacgacgagctattactttcgggttgacatatttttattatataaattaaagcaagagaaagaaaaaagtaaaataagaagaaagcaaagacgatggtgggataataataataattaaaaaaaaaactgacttcttctttttaattattattttattttatagttgttagtttatttgcaataatttttaattaaaagtaagatgcaaatgataccaaaaagtcctactaatcaatacgaatcattcaagcctaaacacgaggtagttgctatataccgttgaggagttcccttgactgccttccgtttccatcatcagatcagctcaaggtcaccatcatatttttttgttacaagaactatatttatgtttttaatttcattagaatcggttaatatgtgtccaaaatggaaattcataccctgtttttacccctttacccacccttaggggtgagataaaattctgaaaacaaaaatgggaccacctgggagctcaacccaatacaaaaaaaaaaagaattttcaaaatcggttcataaacggcggagtaatcggtgaacatacataaaaaaaaaatgcgcgcCAACGACAAAGTGTAAGTTGATACGTCCGCCTCCCGCAATGCTAGCGCGCATACAGACCGCTGCCAGACGTGTGGATACGTAGCAaactgtttgccgaacatcctttgatctggcaagaaaaaccgacaccgatgccgaacactggcgaacacaaacacaaacaggcaaacaacgacaaacacccatccatacgtcagtgtttgctgtttgctgtttgccattgttcgccgagcgtgtggatggggtatTAAATGACGACGGACTTTCATTACGTTTAAAggcgccgacacactagcggacgcggctgtcagccgcgactgaTAATGTGCACGGTCTTTTGGGACAGTTCGTGCCAGATCGCTCTTGGACGTCTGAAAGCTGAAGGTCAGCCCAAGGTTACGTCCGCGACTTACGTCCGAGAGCGATCTGGCACGAACTGTCCCAAATGACCGTGCACATTAtcgcgtccgctagtgtgtcaGTTCCTTAAATCTTGTTATGCGTTTTATATTGTTTGAAAATGCCTACTCAAATCAGTCAGTGCCTTAAATCTTGTTATGCGTTTTATATTGTTTGAAAATGCCTACTCaaatcaaaatttattaatgCTAAATATTTAATCGTATTATTTTGAATACTAAAAAGATACAATAACAAcgacagtaaaaaaaaaaatttgcaTGATactcataatatatttatatattttttttctgaataCAATCCTGTTGTAAGATATAATGACGCATGCGTACCAACCTCTAGACATAATCAGATACTTTGCTACGTTGCCTACACTGCTTTCTTATATCGGTCTCTGTCTAGTACGGGGCGTTCATATATTTCTACTGCACTCATACTGGTAACCTTCAATGCTCTAttttctcagaataataatctGACAGCGcagaaaatatataagtatgtaagtgaatcacagatggcgctagtaaaaccTTCATACGATTCCAGTACAGAAAGCATTGGAAAGCATAGAaaaacgcggactcgggtatAAGGTAATGGTTTCGTGTGAAGTTTTTACTACTGCTGCCATCTATAATTtacttcttattttttttagtaaaaaaaaacagtgatCTCTAACCAAACCTCCTATATCACAAATACATTGTTCATAtcacaaatacctacattgtatTAGTACATGTATTTTTGATCATTCATTTGACACGGCGGCGGTACAGCGGCTAGTcgtagaaaagaaaataatgcaCGAAGGTCATTTGGGGAACGTACAGTGCGTGCGAGATTTAAAGTTCGATATCATCCATGAGCCATAAGAAGCGACGATAATGCATTTTAAGTCATGATGGATATAGGACCAGAGAGTGCTACTACTCTCATTTATAATCAGTTATAATAACCActataatattcggaaaaggaataaaacaaaaaacgcTATTACTAAGACcatcatttatttttcttcttatgttttgattttttatgtttgtgttttttactctttttctttttaaccttCTTCGATTTGACCTCTTTTTCTTCTACCCACGAGTCTGAACTGGAAGACGAATCCACTTGTATGGTGTTATCTCTTTCACTCTTACTTCTAAAAGACGGCTTGAAACTATTTGTTTCTCTATCTGTGCTATTTAATTTCCCTTCTAACCTTTCATTCTTACTTCTGAAAGACGGTTTGAAACTATTTACTTCTATTTCTGTGCTTTCCGATTTACCTTCTAACCTTTTCTGAAGATTCTCCGGTATTTTAGGTCCATACAGGCTACTTTCTCCAACATCATTGTGTATTTGTTCTTTGGTAGCtgccatattattatttttagtagtAGATGGTGTTACATCAGTTTCTTTTTTACTTACTTCAGGTGTAGGTGTTTTGGTCCAAGAATTCAGTTCGTCAAAGTCTATATTAGCGAAAATACCTCTTGGGGGTGAAGTGTTCCTTTCAATATTCTTAGGTGTATCTCTAAAATCTACTTCTTTCTCATcacttttatttgtttcttcCCTCGCTTCATCATCTTCGCTGTCACTGAGGAATATCGATTTGTAAAGCTCCATTttatcaaatttatttatagtttcaTCTACAGCTACCGTATCCTTATTCCGAGTATTCTGAAGTTCCTTTTCAGCTTCTTTCATAAACAATTCTGCTACGGTCATTCTTTTGTTACTTATCTCTGGTACTGGTTTTGGTGTTTCTGTAGATGGTTTGTCCCATCTAGAGTTAGTAGGCGTTACTTTTGGTGCTTCTTTAGTTATTTCTTCAGCTTGAGAGTTGGTGCCGCTGAATGTGCTTTGTTCCTTGGCGAAGCTCGCTTTGTCGTGGACTGAGGTCTCCAGATAGTTGAATATGGAGTAGGAGACCTTGGATTTCTCGTCCTTTTGCGGCTCGACGCtgtaataagaaaaaaataatgttaatcACAGCGATGTATCTATGGTTGgaaataactttttcattattaatttaattatcatGCCCATAAAGATTTTATAGGATAGTTTCCATGGCATCGCAACCGGTAAGTTATGTGG harbors:
- the LOC105388885 gene encoding PHAF1 protein CG7083 isoform X1 produces the protein MLDLEIVPERSLGCDSWEFVLGMHFSQSVAIIQSQVGTIRGVQVLYSDQNPLAVDLVINMPLDGVRLIFDPVAQRLKMIEVYNMKLVKLRYSGMCFNSPEIAPSIEQVEHCFGATHPGLYDSQRHLFALNFRGLSFYFPVDSKFQPGYAHGLGSLQFPNGASPVVARTTIYHGSQHQSSSLQAGPPSAPPLPLSCSRQQLHLRRCDVLRSAHATRALRLHMFTDGTSRALEPVKLKVTRVVRFGDSCEAVARALGAPARLFFKAEDKMRIHRPTPRRRAAPASDYFFNYFTLGLDVLFDARTHQVKKFVLHTNYPGHYNFNMYHRCEFQLPVQPDKSDPNSLVDTVSSPVTITAYSKWEAVSGALRVCERPVVLNRASSTNTTNPFGSTFCYNYQDLIFEVMSNNYIASITLYQPEGSRPYRVNSIA